CGGCCCCGGCACGGACGCGGAAATGCCCGTCGGTGAGCGCACCGAGGAGCAGGCGGCACGCCTGCTCCCCGATCAGCACAAGAGCCGTCACCGCACCCTTCCGGGCCGTATCGTTCCCTTCCCGCAGGACGCACAGGAGCGGTTTGACCGCCACCTCGCCCATCATGCCGAGCGCCCGCACCACGACACGCCCCTGGCGCCAGTCCTCCTGGAGGAGCGCAGCGGTAAGCGGCTCGATTGCTGCCGGGTTCCCGATCTTGCCGAGCGTTGCGGCCGCTCCCATCCGGATCGCCGGAGCGGCGGCGCGGAGAGCCAGGACCAGCGGCTCGACGGCGGGATCCCCGATGCCGACAAGCGCCCGTGCCGCTCCGAGGCGGATGTGCCAGTCCCGGTCCTGGAGAGCGTCGATGAGCGGTACGACCGCCGGCTCCCCGATCATCTTGAGCGCCTCGATCGCCTTTCTCTGCCCGCCGTCCTGCTCGGTGCGGAGTTCGTGGATCAGCCTGCTGACTGCAGGCGCCCCGATCATGCCGAGCGCCCGCGCCGCACCTATCTGGATCGCGCTGTCGGGATCGTTGAGCGTCCGGATCAGCGGCTCGACGGCCCCGGCCCCGATCTCGGCGACAGAGGCCCATTGCTCCTTTGCAATCAGGTAGCAGACGGTCTCGCTCTCGGTCCCCGGCACCCATCCGGCTCTTCCGAGGACCTCCGCCGCACCCAGCCGCACAAGGTAACGCTCGTCTGAAAGCGCCTCCGTGAGATCGGCGACGGCCGGTCTGCCGGCCCGGGTGAGCGTATCGATCGCCTCCAGGCGGACGACGTCGTTTTGGTGTCCCAGTACCCCGATGAGCGGGCCGACGGCCGCATCCCCAATGCCGATAAGCACTTCCCCGGCCCGCTGCCGGATCCGGGGATCGTCGTTCCCGAGCGCCTCGACCAGCGCATCGAGGGAAGACTCCCCCATCGCCCCAAGGATCTCGGCTGCAGTCTGCCCGATGTCGGGACGCCCGAGACCGGGGACGAGCGGACCGGCGGCAGGACGCCCGATCCTGACCAGCACCCCGGCGGCCGTTTTGCGGAGCCGGGTCTTGTCCAGTGCCTGGATCAGTGGTTCCACTGCCGCTTCCCCGATCCGCACCAGCGTCTCTTCCGCCGGCCCACGGAGGTTCTTTCTGCCGAGCAGGCGGATCAGGGGGGGAACCGCAGGAGCCCCGAGACAGGCCAGCGACTCTGCGGCCCCGGCCTGCACCCCGGTATCAGGATCGCCGAGCCGCGCCACCAGGAGGTCGGCGGCGGGGGCCCCGAGATCCACGATCTCCGACCACCGCTGCAACGCGATCAGGTAGACGGCCTGTTCCTCTACTCCCGTGGGAGCCCACCCGAGCCTCTCAAGGACCGTGGCAGCCCCCATGCGGGTCAGGAAGTTCTCATCGCCGAGTGCTTCGACAAGCGGCGGGAGTGCCGGGTCGCCGATCCCGGTGAGCGCCGCCGCCGCTCCCGCATGCCCGTCGCCGTCCTCACCGAGGAGGGGGATGAGCGAGCCTATCGCAGGCGCACCGATGCCGACCAGGGCATCGACGGCCTTCCGGTGAAGGCGGTCGCCGCCGCTCCTGACGAGTTCGATGACGGCCGGGACCGCCTCGGGCGCCTCGAGCCTGCCCAGGACCTCGACGGCGTTCTCCCGGGCGGCCCCGGCCTCCCCTTCGAGCAGTCCGAGGACAGGGGCCACGGCCGGTTTCCCGATGGCAACGAGCGCATCCGCCGCCACCGGGGCAACGGCATCATCGGCGAGGGCGTCCACGAGCGGCCTCACAGCCGCCGGATCGCCGATCTCGCCGAGTGTCGCCGCAGCCTCGCCGCGTATTCGGTCGTCGTCGCCGTTGAGCGTCCTGATCAGGGGAACGACTGCCGGCGCGCCCATCAGGGCAAGTTCCATCCACTCCTCCCGGGCAATCAGGTACCATGCCCGCTCGGCGTCGCTCCAGGGTTCCCAGCCCGTCTCGACCAGGATCGCGGCGACCTGGCCGCGTATCCGGGACCTGCCGGATGTCAGTGCCTGGATCAGGGACGGGACCGCCGCCTCCCCGAGCGCACCGAGAATCTCCCGGAGCGCCTCCCGCGCCTCCCCGTCCGTACTGTCCAGGGCACGGATGCATGCCTCCGCCGCCGGCTCCCCGATCTTGACCAGGGCCGCCGCCGCCGTGCCGCGGAGGTTCTTTCTGCCAAGCAGCCGGATGAGCGGATCGACCGCAGGGAGACCGATCTCCGCGAGCGCCATGGCCGCCATCGGCCGGACCTCGTCGTCTGCTTCGTGCAGGAGATCGACCAGGGGGCCGACTGCGGGCTCGCCGACTTCCCCGAGGGTCCGGGCGGCATTCCACCAGACCTCCTTATCCGGGGACTTCAGGATGCGGATCAGAGGGGCGACCGCGGCTTCACCGTAGTCCGCGACATCAAGCCACGCCTCGCCGGCAATGAGGTAGCGGATTGCCCCGGCGTCGTCGGGTGCTTTCCACCCGAGTTCCCGGAGAACGGAAGCGGCAGATCTCCGGATGCTCCCTTCGGGCGCGTCAAGGGCCTCGACAAGAGATTGGATCGCCGCATCACCGATCTCCCGGAGTGCGTAGAGAGCGCCGAACTGCACCTCGCCGTCATCGCCGGCGAGCGCTGCGATGAGGGGCGGCACGGCGGAACCCCCGATACGCACGAGCGTGGCAGCCGCCCCAATCTGCGTCGCATCGTCCCCGAGCGCCGCGATCAGCGGCGGGATTGAATCTGTGCCGATCAAAGCGAGGGCTTCGGCGATACACCACCGCCTCCCGTCGTCTGCACGACCGAGGGCCCGGATCAGGGGAGCGACGGCGTCGGCCCCGCGTTCTGCGACGGCATTTACGGCACGTCCGCGGACACCGGCATCGTCACTGCCGAGGTCGTCGATGAGCGACTCCAGCGGGCGCTCCTCGTCCACGGCAGCATCATACGCAGGAGCGGGGATGCAGGCTACAACCGCCGGTTCGTTCTCCGGCAGGCAGAGATCGAACTCGACGATCCCGGGAGTGGGTTTGACATCTCCATCATCGAATTCGAACATTTGCATGAATTCGTCGTCGGTGAGGAAACCGGAATGCGGAGCAGACAGATCGTCCGGAGGAAGTTCAGGAAGTTCGTCCGGACCGCGGGAGATACCGTCACCCGGGCTTTCCCGGAGAGAGAAGTCCGAAAAGGGGTCGACGTCTTCCGACCCGCCGGGGGGGAGGGCTGCGTTCGCCTCTTCCGGGGAGAGGAGATCGTCGAACCGCCGGAGGGCATCGGGAACCTTCTCGAATTTCTCGAAAAGAATCGTCTCATCGCCAGACGGGAGATGCCTGCTCAGGAGCGGCTCAACGGGCGCACGGGGCGAGGGGGCTCCCTGGTCCGGGACACGGCCTCCCTGGTCGCCCTCCCTGCCGCTCTCTTCGGCACGACTTCTCTTTATCCAGTGCCTGAGGAACGAAGATCCGTGCGGTCCAAAGAGCCCGGGAAAGCACACGATAGGACATACGGCTTCAATTGTCGGAATCTCCGGCATTCCCGGCACCCCTGCACTGAGCAGAAGGAGAAGAAGGCATGTGATTCCGAAGATCGCATATATCAGGCTACGGGATGTCCCGAAGGTCGCACAACCACCATCGGGCCCGGGCATGCACCCACCCCCACGATTCAACTGTTTTGCCGCCAAATCGTCAATTCTTGCTATGGAATCGGCGAAAAGACCATCCAGGAATGCTCGTGAGGCTTCGGCGCACATCATGAGAACTCTACATCTAAAAATTAAATATGTTTGTTTTCCGTGCCACATCAATAAGATAATATTTAAGTAGCACCTGTTCCAGGAGGTCAGCGTCCGCCCCCGGCCTTCCCCGCACCCGTGGCACCCAGGTAACGCTTGTACCGGACGAACCAGGGGGTATCGAGAACTCCGATGATGCCCTTGCTGACCATCTGACCGGCGATCAGGGGGAGCAGGGGAATTCCGGCGGTGAAGAAGGCGATGCTCACGAAGATGACGCTGTCGAGGGTCAGGAAGTTCGTCATGGCGATGAGGATGGCGAAAAGGATCTGCGAGAGGAGGGCAATGGCGACCCGGGTCATCGATCTCCCGTAGACCTCGTTGATCATATCGATCGCCTGCGCGACGAACGGGTAGATGAAGACGGAGGGGCGATGAATGTGGCGATACCGATATCGAACTCGATGAGCCGGGCAGCGATGATCTGTGAGGCGCCAGGGTAAATGATGTACAGGCCGGTGAGGGTGGCAAACCCGTACCCGGGATACCGCCTGACGACTGCGGCACCCGCATACGTCGCGATGGTGAGACTGATCACCCAGTACATCCAGACGGACGGTATCGGCACGGGCAGAACTCCATCGATAGGCAGAAGCCTTCAAAAAAGTGTTGCTCCGCCTACCGTATTAACCCTCATCTTCCGGCCGACCCGGAATAGCCGGTCAGAAGCCTTCGTTCATGATCCGGTCGAGCTCTGAGCGCTTGATTCGCCAGGATCCCCCGCACTTGACCGCCGGGATCCGCTCTTCCCGGATGAACTCCCGGATCCGACCGGGGGTGAAGTTCAGGGTCGAGGCAACGTCGTCGACGGTGAGCATCGCGTCGCCTGCGCTCTGGTGGTGGCCGCACCCGATCGTCTCCCAGTCCTCGTCCGGCAACATGATGGTGATGACCGGTTCGCCGTCGTCTCCCGGGGAGACCGCGGCCTTGAAGGTGAGGGTGGGAACGAGGCCGTTCTGGTAGAGGCTGACCTGGAACTCGAACTCCTCCTCGGTCGTCGTACGGGCTTTATCCCTGAACGCATGCAGGGTGTCCCATAAGTTCTCCGTGACGGTGTCCTGCGGGATGTTCGGGAACGGCACCATGCTCTGCGCGGCCCGTGCCGAGACCGCGAGGGGATAGGTGATGCCCATGTCCCTCCCCATCCGGGTGATCTCGATCAGATCCCCGTCGTCGATAGCGTCCTGGCGGGCCTTCCTCTGTTGCTCCGGGTCCGCCAGCCCCCAGGTGTCGGCCGGTGTCCTTAATCGTAATCTTCGCATCTCCATGGGTCATTCTCTCCGGGGTATTTTCGCGCTCTTCCATACCACTGTAGGGGTATCGATCATAAAAGATTTACCAAATATTTTGCGGTATTTTGCGATTTCTTTCGCGCTAAAGGCTTATTCTAAGAACCCCGGGAGCAAAATGCCGCCATAATTCGGCGAAATGCCGGACACAGTTGCCGGACGAGCGAATATCGGGCAAAAAATCCGGAAATAACGAAGGATACGGCCCGGAACGCCAACAGCGATCCCCGATCCAGGGGGGACGCCCCCGACAAAGCCTATATAGGAGCAGGGTGAGTCTTGAGCAGTGATTCCACCCGTGACGCCCGCCACCGGCGATGCCTACATAACACTTCTGGGACGCTCAACATGGGCGCTCGTCAACGCATATCATGCAGTCCTGCGGGAAAAGGGGTTGCGCCCCGAACGGGTCTCTATCGTCACCGAGGAACCCTACGCGCACGACGCATCGATCGCAGCCAGGGCGATCCGGATAGTCTCGGGGGGATACGGGTTCGCTCCGGAAGTCCAGGTGGAGGTCCTGCCCGAAGCGGACTTCGTACGAGCCGGGCAGACGATCCGCTCGCTTGCCCGGGACCTTATCCAACAGGGGTTCCGCGTGGCGATCGATATCACGTCGGGCAGGAAGGTCACGGTCGCCGGGGCGCTCATCGCGGTCTCGCTCGCGGGGCTTGACCTCCGGCACATCTATTACCTCGCCATGACGAGCACCGACGACGTCGCAAAACCGTATATGATGATCCCGCACCAGATCCAGAGGATCCGGGATATCATGGAGGATGCGGAGGCAAGATCATGAACGATGCGGTCATAAGGGAAGACGAGTTGCAGATACTCTTAAACAGCCTCGATACGATCCGCGTCTCGTACCCGCTCTACGAAGGGGACATCCTCGTCGCACGCCCCGAAGGGACCGGGTTTCGGCTCGAACTGCCTGCGTCCCGCGAGACCTTCAGGGACTGGCTCGCCGGGTATGAGCCGGTTGCCGGCGAACTCCCCTCCTACGCGGATCTCCAGGAGTGCATGTTTGCAAGCGGAATCGCACGTTACGTGAACCAGGCCACCTTTGATGCGATGCGCACATCCTATGGGCAGCTCAAGAAGGCCGTCTTCTTCGGCCTGGATACGAACCTCTTCTACCATGGGTTTGCATCGAACAACCCGGAGATCAATCATTCCTCCTACCTGATCGTCGATACCGTCCGGGACGAGATCACGTATGCCATCAACCGAAAGTACCCGGCAAAGATGATCGAGGAGATGACGGCGCATGCGCCCGACTGCCGGGAGTTCATCGGGGAACTCGAGAACAAGCGGATGAAGAGGTCCCGGAAAGCTGCATACCTCGCGCTGAAAGAGTACCGTTCCATCCGCGACCGGGCAACGGAGATCGCGTCGCCGGACCCGCACACGCATCTTTCCGAGGAGAACGACCGTAACATTGTGCGGGCGCTCCGGAAGTTCGAAGAAGAGCGGTATGCCCTTCCGGTTCTCCTGACCGCCGACATCTACATGGCGGACCTCTGCATGGCCGAGGGGCTCGAGTACTTCTACTTCGACCGCCCATACAGACTGGAGACGACAACCTGCACGGTGCCGGCATTCCGGCGGCTGCTCTTCAACCTCGCCGCCGTCTTCGGGTTCGTAGGCTGCAACGGTTTCACGATCTTCGGTGAGTACGGCGGGAAGGGCAACGATCTCGACGAACTGAAGGTGCGCTTCGAGGACGACGAGACCTACCGTGCATTCGGAAGGGAACTGGAGATATGCAGACAACTTGCGGCACTCGGCATAACAGGGTAGAAGCGGTCCTCTGCGACATGGACAACACCCTCTTCGACCTGGTGGGAGCGAAACGGGAGGCGTGCCGGTGCGTGGTCGACTACCTCGGGACCGGAGACCCGGAGACGCTCTTTTTGCAGTTTCTCCGCGGCGTTCACGGGTTTGAGGACCACAGAAACATACGCGACTATCTTGAAGAGCTCGGGGCATACCAGCCCGGTACGTTCGAGGTCTGCTGCCGCACCTACGAGGACGTGAAACTCGACCTGGTCGAGGCTTACCCGGGGGTCGAGGAGACGCTCCGGTGCCTCGCGGACGCCGGGATCGGGCTCGCGGTCGCCACCGACGCGGAGTCGTTCCAGGCACGCCGGCGGCTCGATAAGACCGGTCTCATCGATTACTTCGAGGTCGTGGTGACCCCCGAGGTATCGGGAAGACGAAAACCTGAGCCCGACTCCCTCCTCTACGCCCTCCGGCGGCTCGATACGGCTCCGGCGAAGGCGGTTATGGTCGGCGACAGCCTGGTCCGCGACATCGCCCCGGCGAGGCATCTCGGGATGGTGACCGCCTTTGCCGCCTACGGCGACTGGCGCCGGAACCGCGTAGCGGATGTAGAGGTCGATATCGTCCTTCGAGAGTTCTCCGAACTCCCTGGCCACGTGGGCATTACGGACCGGTGATCAGCAGAGCGGCGAGGGGGATTGCGAACCCTGCACCGGGAGCCGCGCCCCGTGGATGATGACCTGTTGATCGGTCTCCGCGATCTTGCCGAGAACGATCGCTTTTCCCGCCGGGGTCATCGCGAAGACCGGGATCGACGTCCCCGCCTGGAGGAGCGCGGTCTTCGCCGCCTCCTCCCGGATGTGCCGCGAAGCGCAGGCGGTGAGGAGGTCGGCCGCACCGGCCATCAGGGCCGCGTCCTCCCGCGAGATCCCGGTCGTATGGACTGCGACGATCACGGCGTCCGGGAACCGCTCCCGGATAGTCGCGGCCTCGGCGGCAACGGCGGTGGTCACGGCGATCCGCCGGTGACCGAGGGTTCTCGCCAGGGCGACACCGGCGGCCTGGTCGATGGCGGCGGTCGCTGGATCGAGGACGACGCCCCCGTTCTCCTCGATCCGTGCGATCACTTCCGGGATCGGGCTCGTCTTCACGAGCCCGGACATCCGGCCGCCGATCCCCTGGATGAGGGCGGGGTTCTCTGCAACCAGCGTCCCGGCCCCGTCGGAGGCGATCACCGCGGCGTCGAGATCTCCCCGCCGGACGGCGCTGCTCAGGAGTTCCGACGCCCCGAAGAGGACGAAGTCCGGTCCGGCAAGAACCTCGCGCTCCGGCGTGCACATCCCGAAGGACCGGATCCTTCCTTCGATGTTCTTGCGTATCGCTTCAGCCGTCATCTCCTCGACCGGGCAGGCAAACCGCCGTGCCAGCGGGCAGTCCTGTATCTGCGGCGTCCCGACCTCGACCACCCGGCCGTTCCGGATCACGACCCGGCACTTCCCGGCGGCCTCTATGATGTGTTCGTCACGGTCGCTCATGGAGAGAGTTGAGCGGGCACAGGAATAATGGTGACCCTCCCGGTCCCGGGTAAATGCTTATCAGATAGGCCTTCCTTGTGAGTGTAGAGAGTAGATGATACGCTTACAGCAGGAAGACGGGGTGAGGAGACACGGGCCGGATCTGTAGCCCGTTCGTCGTGCTCGAGTGCAGCCGGCAGTGCGGCTTCTCCCGGGTCTACAACGAGCCCACCGAAGAGCAGAGTGCCGAGATCGCCGATATGAAGACCTGCCCGGTCTGCGGCGCCCCCGTCCGGCGAAGGTTCTTTTGACGGCGGAACCCATGCCGGCGAAGCGCTACTGGGAGATCGATCTCGCCAGGGGCGTCGCCGTCGTGACGATGATCCTCTTTCACTCCGCCTTCGACCTCAACTTCTTCGGCGTCCTGCCGCTCGACGTCTCCGGCGGATTCCTCCGGATGCTCGCCTACCTGACCGCATCGATCTTCATCTTCCTCGTCGGGGTCTCCTTCACCATCAGTTACGCCAGAGCGGAGCGACAACTCGCCGGGCGGGACCTCGTGCTCAAGTACGTCCGGCGCGGCCTCTCGATCTTCGTTCTGGGCCTCGTCATCACCGCCGTCACCTGGCTCTTCCTGCCGTCCGTCTACGTCGTCTTCGGCATCCTGCATTTCATCGGTGTCGCGATCATCCTTGCGCCGCTGTTTGCGCGCTTTAGCACAACAAACCTCATCCTCGCGAGCATCGCCTGCGTCATCGCCGGCTACGCCGCAAACGCCGTCCCGGGCCCCTGGCCCCTTCTCTGGCTCGGCATCCACCCGGAATCCTTCGCGAGCCTCGATTACGTGCCGCTCCTCCCCTGGTTCGGCCTCGTCCTGGTCGGCATGGCCTGCGGGTCCCTCTTCTACCCGGACGGACGGCGGGGTTACACGCTCCCGGCGACGGGGCCGGCGTTTGCCCGGCCGCTCGAGTTCCTGGGCCGGCACTCGCTCGTCATCTACTTCCTGCACCAGCCGGTTATCCTGCTCCTGATCGCGATGCTCGCGCCGGGGGCGGTGCAGGGGTTCTGGTGAGGGGGTTGAGTCGTTGTGATGCAGGGATGTCCAGTAGATAGTGCACCTTGCACCTAACGATGCTCACGCTCCTGCCTCCGACCAGTCGCGCTCCGAACCGTCGCATCCTGCGGACAGTCGTTCCTTCGGAACATTGCTCACTCCCGTGCACGGCTTTCCAGTGGATATCGCACCTTCGGTGCTCCAGCTCCGTTCCTGCCGGAACGTCGCGTATCGCCACGCGGGGAGGGGCTGACGGGGAGTGCGAGTGAAGCGAGCTTGAGCACCGATAGGTGCGAAGGGGGGACACGCCCCCCTCCCCTGTCTCCCCCTCATAGGGCATATCTGTAAACCCCACCCCGCCCGGCCTCCGGCCTCCTCCTCTGCACCTCCGGTGCTCAAACTCCTGCCGTTCGCTACGCTCCCGGCAGTCGTTCCCCGCCCCCTGGGGCGGGGGCAGTGCGTGGCGATAGGCGATGTCCCCACGGGACATCGCTGGGGAAGACCGAAGGTCTTGGACTGGCGACTGGCCGAAGGGCAGGAGCAGGAAAAGACCAGAAGTCTTGGAGTGGCGGCGTTCTGGTAGAACAACTAGCCGTAGGACAAGATTTCAAGCCCCGGTGAGAGAGCCCGACCATGAGAACCAATCAAACTCCAAATCACAACCGAAAAAATCGGGGGAGATCACCCCCAATCACCCCCCTCACTCCCCAAACAGCGGAACGTCCGAAAACGCCCCGACGTCGAAGACCCCGCGCTCCGTGACACGGACCTCAGGGATGACCGTCAGGGCGAGGAACGAGAGGTACATGAAGGGGTTCGCGATCGCCCCGAGCCGCCTGGCGTGCTCCTCGAGAGCCGCGAGGCGCCGCACGACCTCGTCGTGGGGAAGCGCCGACATCAGCCCGGCGCACTCGAGGGGGAGCGCGGTCACGTCGTCTCCGGAGACAACTGCGAGCCCTCCTCCGAGCCGGACCACCTCGCCGATGGCCCGGACGATATCGGCGTCGCTGACCCCGACGGCGACGATGTTGTGGGAGTCGTGGGAGACCGACCCGGCGAGCGCCCCTTCCTGGAGACCGAAGCCGTGGACGAGCCCGACGCCGGAGCCGCCCGCCCGGTAACGGTCGGTGACGACCGCTTTGAGGATATCGCGGCCGAGATCGGGGATACCGGCGGCGTCCACCGGGAAGCGCAGGTCCCGGGTCGTGATCTGGCCGGGCACGATCCCGATCACCCGCGCCTCTCCCCGGCCGGTGAGGCGGATATCGCGGGGCTCCGGCACGCGGGCGTGCAGGGGGGCCGCGGGGCAGGCGGGCTCGCGGTAGCCGGGGTCGATTACCTCGACGCCGCGCTTGAACGTCCGCAGGACGCGGAAGCGGTCGGGATCGTCGACGACGCAGAAGTCGGCAAGTCTCCCCGGCGCAAGGGCACCCCGGTCGTGGAGCCCGAACCGTCCGGCGGCGGAGAGCGTCGCCATACGGAGCGCCAGTTCGACCTCGAGGCCGCACGCGACCGCAATTCTTACGCAGTCATCGATATGCCCCTCTCCGGCAAGCATATCGGCATGACGGTCGTCGGTGGCAAAGCAGCACCGCGGCGCCGTGCAGGCGTTCACAAGCGGCAGGAGGTCCCTGAGGTTGTGCTCCGTCGAGCCTTCCCGGATCATGACGTACATCCCCCGGAGGAGTTTCTCCCGGGCCTCCGAAAGCGTCGTGCACTCGTGGTCGCTCCGGACCCCGGCGTAGATATAGGCGTTCAGGTCCTTCCCGGCGAGGAACGGTGCATGGCCGTCGATCACCTCGAAGAGGTCCATCTTCGCCCGGAGGTCCTCGTCGCCGGCGAGGACGCCGGGGACGTTCATCACCTCGGCGAGCATGTACTCGATCCCCGGCACTCCGCAGACGTTCGCGATCTCGTGGGGGTCGGCGATCACGGTCGTCGTGCCGTGTCGAAGGACGAGCCGGGCATACTCCGCCGGCGCGAGGAGCGAACTCTCGATGTGGACGTGGGCGTCGATCAGCCCGGGCACCACGTAGGCCCCCGAAAAGTCGTACTCCCGCTTCCCCTGATAGTCCCCGAGACCGACGACGTAGCCGTCCTTCACCGCGAAGTCCACGCGCTCCCAGGCGCACGCGAACGGGTTGAAGACCTCGGCCCCGGAGAAGACGGCATCCGCCGGTTCAAGTCCCCGCGCCGCCGCGAGTCCGGCCGGGATCAGGCTGCTACCTCCAGGTCGCGGATGACGGACGTCCTCCGTTCGTCGCCGACGAATATGGTCAGGAAGACCTTGTATGAGCCGGGCTGCAGGTCTACCGGGATCGTGTATTCGTTCTCTCCCCGGTCGAGGTCGATATACCGCGCTTCGGAGAAGGCCTCGTGCTGTTCAAGCCCGACCACCTCCATGATCGTTACCTGGAGCACGGCGTTCTCAACGGGCTCGCCGGTTTGCTCCACATGGACCTGCAGGGCGTCGCCGCTGTAGGTCACCTCCCCAAATGCCGTGGAGAGGCAGCCGGCAGTCCCGACGAGGGCGGCAAGGACCAGTATCAGAAGACTCACGTATTTGCTGGACATTCGCTCGGAGAACCGGAGAACCGCATGCCATGCCGGCGCGAGCATGGGCCATGTGAACTCTCCGGTCCTGCAGATTCACCTCCACTCTATTCATTCACAATTTTGGTTGCTATTATTAATATATTGTGAAAAAAACGGGCATTGCAAAAGTTTCGGATTCCAGGCCACCGGAGGGGATGCGGAATTTTCGCGGGTCGTGCCGTACAGGTGCAGGTGCCCGTCCGGTTCGCTCCCGGGAGACGAACGTGGTGCGAGAACCGGCCGATCGGCAGGAGCGCGGGGCACCCGGGATACATCGGACGACGGTCGGGGCGCCCAAACCGTGAGGCCGTGCTGTAGCGGACCCCGCCGGTACTCCGCCCGGAGGAGCCCGCAGTCCCGGAGGAATATGAATAAAATCGGTAAAATGCGGAATAAGCAGCGTTTCGATCCCGGGTAATATTTAATATAATTGAATTATTATAATTTGGTTAGAATGCGTGAGGCAGACAGGGACACCCGCCTGTACCGGATATTTCATGAGCTTCAGGAGAAGGGGCTGATCGACCGCAAGAGAAGACTGGTGAGGTGTATCTTCACATGCTCCATGCGGGGATGCCCGGCGCTCAACTGCATCCGCTACCGGCGTTCGTTCTACGAAAGAAACCTCTCCCGGGCAAGTGACGACACGCTCCGGTTCGTGCTGCTCCACGAAGAGGGGCACGTGAGAAAGGGCTCTTCCCTTCTCTCCGCCCTCCCGGCACTCCCGGTTCTCCTGTGCCTCATGCTCTTTGGGCATCCGTCCCTGCAGGCGGCAGGCCTCCCCGCCGCAAAGTTAGCCTTCATCACCCTCCTCCTCCCGACCGTCTTCCTCGCCTACCGGATATACTATTGCCGCATGTATGACGAGGAGTTCACCGCCGACCGGTACGCGGCAGATGCGATGAGGTGCTGCTACCGGATCAGGGACCCCGGAGCCCTTCTCCAGAACCTCCTCTCCGGTCTACTGGC
This portion of the Methanoculleus oceani genome encodes:
- a CDS encoding adenine deaminase, encoding MDFAVKDGYVVGLGDYQGKREYDFSGAYVVPGLIDAHVHIESSLLAPAEYARLVLRHGTTTVIADPHEIANVCGVPGIEYMLAEVMNVPGVLAGDEDLRAKMDLFEVIDGHAPFLAGKDLNAYIYAGVRSDHECTTLSEAREKLLRGMYVMIREGSTEHNLRDLLPLVNACTAPRCCFATDDRHADMLAGEGHIDDCVRIAVACGLEVELALRMATLSAAGRFGLHDRGALAPGRLADFCVVDDPDRFRVLRTFKRGVEVIDPGYREPACPAAPLHARVPEPRDIRLTGRGEARVIGIVPGQITTRDLRFPVDAAGIPDLGRDILKAVVTDRYRAGGSGVGLVHGFGLQEGALAGSVSHDSHNIVAVGVSDADIVRAIGEVVRLGGGLAVVSGDDVTALPLECAGLMSALPHDEVVRRLAALEEHARRLGAIANPFMYLSFLALTVIPEVRVTERGVFDVGAFSDVPLFGE
- a CDS encoding M48 family metalloprotease; amino-acid sequence: MREADRDTRLYRIFHELQEKGLIDRKRRLVRCIFTCSMRGCPALNCIRYRRSFYERNLSRASDDTLRFVLLHEEGHVRKGSSLLSALPALPVLLCLMLFGHPSLQAAGLPAAKLAFITLLLPTVFLAYRIYYCRMYDEEFTADRYAADAMRCCYRIRDPGALLQNLLSGLLAGASAPHRKGSGYLSRVIGGLFRSEPDYRPSISERVQRLRDKAGPGARGKG